Proteins found in one Palaemon carinicauda isolate YSFRI2023 unplaced genomic scaffold, ASM3689809v2 scaffold446, whole genome shotgun sequence genomic segment:
- the LOC137636928 gene encoding zinc finger protein 765-like has protein sequence MEVKVEPEIFDSSESNLKNSYEYGASVSENGSVSCKGDVDEEENVETCLRTVLKEDEGRKRCTCSDCGKTFSNKKYLTVHLRNHMGERPYKCDICSKTFITKARLATHLRIHTGERPYKCNVCSKTFTTKAPLTSHLRIHTGEKPYKCNVCCKTFNRQFHLTRHLRIHTREKQYKCDVCSKTFTREAHLTVHSRLHKGEKPYKCNVCSKTFNTKAHLATHLRIHTGEKLYNVMSVAKHLF, from the exons atggaagtcaaagtagagccagaaatatttgattctagcgaaagcaacttgaaaaattcctacgagtacgGTGCATCAGTGAGTGAAAACGGTTCGGTAAGTTGTAAAGGGGACGTCGACGAGGAGGAAAATGTAGAGACTTGCTTAAGGACAGTTTTGAAAGAGGATGAAG gtagaaagcgatgcacatgcagtgactgtgggaaaacgttttctaataaaaaatatcttacaGTGCATTTAAGAAATCACatgggagagaggccatacaaatgtgatatctgtagcaaaacatttattacaaaagcaCGTCTCgctacacatttaagaattcacacgggagagaggccatacaaatgtaatgtctgtagcaaaacatttactacaaaagcACCTCTCActtcacatttaagaattcacacgggagagaagccatacaaatgcaatgtctgttgcAAAACATTCAATAGACAATTTCATCTCActagacatttaagaattcacacaagAGAGAAGcaatacaagtgcgatgtctgtagcaaaacatttactagagAAGCACATCTCACTGTACATTCAAGACTTCACaagggagagaagccatacaaatgtaatgtctgtagcaaaacatttaatacaaaagcaCATCTCgctacacatttaagaattcacacaggagagaagctatacaatgtaatgtctgtagcaaaacatttattttaa
- the LOC137636927 gene encoding zinc finger protein ZFP2-like: MMNSEPPFEFSMKSEIEDLFSPAVDPENNDTSGSVALFNDGALFLDPKMEVKVEPEIFDSSENGSLSCKGDVNDEESVDTYLGRAVKEDKGKEKGRLSCVINGRELLQKDVLNQEVNQINEKQIKKRIFGNVNSNALARKRCTCSECGKAFRDRYSLSSHLRIHTGEKPYTCKVCSKAFTTKPNLTLHLRIHTGEKPHKCDVCGKAFTTKQRLTRHVGIHMEEKPYKCDVCSKTFTSKYNFTIHLRIHTGEKPYKCNVCSKTFTTIGHLTVHLRIHTGEKPYKCHVCSKTFNIKGRLTEHLRIHTGEKPYKCDVCSKAFTMKELLNRHTGIHMEEKPYKCNVCSKTFIAKGRLATHLRIHTGEKPYKCNVCSKTFNVKRRLTEHLRIHTGEKPYKCDVCGKTFIAKGRLATHLRIHMEENPYKCNVCSKALTSKQSLTNHLRIHTREKPYKCNVCSNAFTWKKSLTEHLRIHRGERPYKCNICSKFFTSKKYLTEHKKSHERSIPVS; the protein is encoded by the coding sequence atgatgaattctgaaccaccttttgaattttcaatgaaaagtgaaattgaagatctattttcacctgcagtcgatccagaaaataatgatacgtctggcagtgttgctctctttaatgatggcgctcttttcttggacccaaaaatggaagtcaaagtagagccagaaatatttgattctagcgaAAACGGTTCATTAAGTTGTAAAGGGGATGTCaatgatgaggaaagtgtagacacttacttagggagagctgtgaaagaggataaaggaaaagaaaagggaagactttCGTGTGTAATCaatggaagagaattattacagaaagatgttttgaatcaagaggtgaatcaaataaatgagaagcagatTAAAAAGaggatctttggtaatgttaactccaatgctctagctagaaagcgatgcacatgcagtgaatgtgggaaagcTTTTCGTGATAGATATAGTCTTTCatcacatttaagaattcacacgggagagaagccatacacatGTAaagtctgtagcaaagcatttactacaaAACCAAATCTCAccttacatttaagaattcacacgggagagaagccacacAAGTGCGATGTCTGTGGCAAAGCATTTACTACGAAACAACGTCTCACTAGACATGTAGGAATTCATATggaagagaagccatacaaatgtgatgtctgtagcaaaacatttacttcaaaatataatttcactatacatttaagaattcacacgggagagaagccatacaaatgtaatgtctgtagcaaaacatttactacaataggacatctcactgtacatttaagaattcacacgggggagaagccatacaaatgtcatgtctgtagcaaaacattcaaTATAAAAGGAcgtctcactgaacatttaagaattcatacgggagagaagccatacaagtgcgatgtctgtagcaaagcatttactatGAAAGAACTTCTCAATAGACATACAGGAATTCATATggaagagaagccatacaaatgtaatgtctgtagcaaaacatttattgcaaAAGGACGTCTCgctacacatttaagaattcacacgggagagaagccatacaaatgcaatgtctgtagcaaaacattcaaTGTAAAAAGAcgtctcactgaacatttaagaattcacacaggagagaagccatacaagtgcgatgtctgtggCAAAACATTTATTGCAAAAGGACGTCTCgctacacatttaagaattcacatggaagagaatccatacaaatgcaatgtctgtagcaaagcattaaCTTCAAAACAATCTCTCACTaaccatttaagaattcacacgagagagaagccatacaaatgcaatgtctgtagcaatgCATTCACTTGGAAAAAAtctctcactgaacatttaagaattcacaggggagagaggccatacaaatgcaACATCTGTAGCAAATTCTTTACTTCGAAAAAATATCTCACtgaacataagaaatcacatgagagatctattccagtgtcatga